Proteins from one Acetobacteroides hydrogenigenes genomic window:
- a CDS encoding PepSY-like domain-containing protein, translated as MRGKAILVWAALIAALLLASCSKNDDVTSNENEVSETAVKAAFTSQFPTAANVSWGEVDGFKVASFTLKSTTKSTTSGTHKCSAWYKGNGKWEMTEIEYSSDQLPDTIRKAYTATEYGDGSWTIVKIVKLKKADGTERFKFELSKTGKNNVFLYFDATGKLLKVKEKNRNYPDCNNYPNVLPDTLKAVILKMYPSAEISEVMQGPWGYWVEVKDGANIHNLFFNRKYELMMTMSQLGFEGLPQAVQEAVKASNYATWTVVSVRGFSMSGMQTVYMLMLKNDQDYKMLLYTADGKFFNGYSNFGY; from the coding sequence ATGAGAGGAAAGGCGATTCTTGTGTGGGCTGCACTTATAGCAGCATTGTTGTTAGCATCGTGCAGTAAAAATGATGATGTTACTTCGAACGAAAATGAAGTTTCGGAGACAGCCGTTAAAGCTGCTTTCACTTCGCAATTCCCAACAGCTGCTAACGTAAGCTGGGGAGAGGTTGATGGTTTCAAGGTAGCTTCCTTTACCCTAAAGTCTACAACAAAGAGCACTACCAGTGGTACCCATAAGTGCTCTGCTTGGTATAAGGGTAACGGTAAGTGGGAAATGACTGAAATAGAGTACAGCTCCGATCAGCTGCCCGACACCATACGCAAGGCGTATACGGCAACTGAGTATGGTGATGGCTCGTGGACAATCGTAAAGATCGTAAAGCTTAAAAAGGCGGATGGCACCGAGCGGTTTAAGTTCGAACTTTCGAAGACGGGTAAGAACAACGTGTTCCTATACTTTGATGCAACCGGCAAGCTGCTAAAGGTAAAGGAAAAGAACCGCAACTACCCCGATTGCAACAACTACCCCAACGTGCTACCCGATACGCTTAAAGCGGTAATCCTAAAGATGTACCCTTCGGCTGAGATTTCAGAGGTAATGCAAGGCCCATGGGGCTACTGGGTAGAGGTTAAGGATGGAGCCAATATCCACAACCTGTTCTTCAATAGAAAGTACGAGCTGATGATGACCATGAGCCAGCTTGGCTTCGAAGGGCTACCTCAGGCTGTTCAGGAGGCCGTTAAGGCGAGCAACTACGCAACATGGACGGTTGTGAGCGTGCGCGGATTCTCGATGTCGGGAATGCAAACCGTGTACATGCTTATGCTGAAGAACGATCAGGATTATAAGATGTTATTGTACACTGCTGATGGTAAGTTTTTTAATGGATACAGCAATTTTGGATACTAA